Proteins from one Streptomyces sp. NBC_00289 genomic window:
- a CDS encoding TetR/AcrR family transcriptional regulator, with protein MAANEGGRTRRRLSTEERREQLLTVGARLFSESPYDEVRIERVAEIAGVSRGLLYHYFPTKRDFFAAVVERESERMLRMTAAVPGVPVREQLAAGLDTYLEYVQEHAHGYRAFHRADAAGDQAVRRVYQRALAAQERQILAALGADPEFGPAFEGRADVRLAVRGWLAFTTAVCLEWLRGGGPDREQVRDLCARALLGVIAG; from the coding sequence ATGGCCGCGAACGAGGGCGGGCGCACGCGCCGCCGGCTCAGCACCGAGGAGCGCAGGGAGCAGCTTCTGACGGTCGGGGCGCGGCTGTTCTCGGAGAGCCCCTACGACGAGGTCCGGATCGAACGGGTCGCCGAGATCGCCGGAGTCTCGCGGGGGCTGCTCTACCACTACTTCCCGACCAAGCGGGACTTCTTCGCGGCCGTGGTCGAGCGCGAGAGCGAGCGGATGCTGCGCATGACGGCGGCGGTGCCCGGCGTCCCGGTGCGCGAACAGCTCGCCGCGGGGCTCGACACGTATCTGGAGTACGTCCAGGAGCACGCCCACGGGTACCGCGCCTTCCATCGTGCGGACGCGGCGGGGGACCAGGCCGTGCGCAGGGTCTATCAGCGGGCGCTGGCCGCGCAGGAGCGGCAGATCCTGGCGGCCCTCGGCGCCGACCCCGAGTTCGGCCCGGCCTTCGAGGGACGGGCCGACGTACGGCTGGCCGTGCGGGGCTGGCTGGCCTTCACCACCGCGGTCTGCCTGGAGTGGCTCCGGGGCGGAGGCCCGGACCGGGAGCAGGTGCGCGACCTGTGCGCGCGGGCGCTGCTGGGTGTCATCGCGGGCTGA